One Amblyomma americanum isolate KBUSLIRL-KWMA chromosome 8, ASM5285725v1, whole genome shotgun sequence DNA window includes the following coding sequences:
- the LOC144102709 gene encoding uncharacterized protein LOC144102709, translating into MNLNRLFDALVNLYRQSDAPKPKATGNQNLANPLLELSLANWTDGSIHPSIHPSTHPPTHPPTHPRIYPRIHPSIHPRIHASIHPSTHPSIHPSIHPSIHPSIHPSTHPSTHPSIHPSIHPSIHPSIHPSIHPSIHPSIHPSIHPSIHPSTHPSIHPSTHPSTHASTHPSTHASTHPSTHASTHPSTHRRFPTVTLSPNANLLKTLLTATEMQLWLSQTSG; encoded by the exons ATGAATCTGAACCGGCTGTTCGACGCATTAGTGAATCTCTACCGCCAAAGTGATGCGCCCAAACCAAAGGCAACTGGGAACCAGAACCTGGCAAACC CGCTACTCGAGCTATCTCTAGCAAACTGGACCGAtggatccatccatccatccatccatccatccacccacccaccgacgcacccacccacccacccacgcaTTTAtccacgcatccatccatccatccatccacgcatccacgcatccatccatccatccacgcatccatccatccatccatccatccatccatccatccatccatccatccatccatccacgcatccatccacgcatccatccatccatccatccatccatccatccatccatccatccatccatccatccatccatccatccatccatccatccatccatccatccatccatccatccatccatccatccacgcatccatccatccatccatccacgcatccATCCACGCATGCATCCACGCATCCATCCACGCATGCATCCACGCACCCATCCACGCATGCATCCACGCATCCATCCAcgcat CGGAGATTTCCAACCGTTACCTTGTCACCGAACGCTAACTTGTTGA AAACGCTGCTGACTGCTACTGAAATGCAGCTTTGGCTTTCACAAACCAGCGGATAG